The Verrucomicrobiota bacterium genomic sequence TTTAGCTGGCTAAGGTTGCGTTACAACTCGCTGGTGCCGAGCATCGTTGCCCATTCCTTTTTCAACCTGGTTATGAACGTTACTTTCTTTTATTGGTTGCTTGTCCCGTAAATAAAAACTATCCGAAAACCCTCTTTTTTTTGTGATGTCAGGTGCTCTAAAACAAAAACATTCGAAGGGGAGAATTGTATGGATGGTGATGTCCCTGATAGGCCTGCCGGTGTGTGTCCCGCTCCGTTCTCAAGCCGTACCTCCGTTTTCAGGCACGATATTTCTCGATCCGGATATTATTACATCCTCTGACCCAACCACGTTTTTAAGTCTTACGGATAGTGGTAAAGGCAGTCGGGTGATGTTTGATCGCCGGTTAAATAATTGGGTCACCCTGGACGCCTATCTTTTCAATGCCAGCTACAGTGATGGACCGGACATTGAGATGCAGGTCAATCCCGAGTTCAGCGATACCGCTGCTGCTCGGGACCAGGCCTCAAAATATGCTCCTGTGATTGGACGACTGCCGAAAAGTCTCCGCATGGATGTACAAAAGGTATGGATTCACCAAGGCCTCCAACCCTTTGGGGGAGGTAATAATAGTCTCCTTATTCACACTGGGCAGGCAGATGATTACATCAGCTCCGGAATCCTCGAAGAAACCTTGGTTCACGAAGCGTCCCATACTTCATTAGATGCAATGCACGCCAGCTCACCTGAATGGCTGGCCGCCCAAATATCCGACGGTGAATTTATTTCCACCTATGCGCGCGATAACCCCATGCGCGAAGATGTAGCTGAGACATTCCTGCTTTATCTTGCGCTGCGTCATAGGTCAGACCGGATCTCTCAGGCTTTGGCCGAAACGATTTCGCAAACCATTCCAAACCGGCTCGCTTATTTCGATAAACAAACCTTCGACCTCACGCCGCTCGTTTCATCCGGTGATCCCTTGTCGCTTATTGGTTTCTCTTTCGATACTGCGACGGGTGTTTTAAATTTTGATTGGGTTTCCCAGCCGGGGAAAACGTATGCCTTGGATATTTCAACCCGGTTTCCGGAATGGTCGGATTTCTTAAGCGCTATTCCCGCTCAAGGCAGTACGACTCACTTATCACACGACTTTATTCTTTCGGAAGGACAGGCTTTTTTCCGGGTGCGCGAAGAGGAGTGAAGATTTGCAGCAAGCGAAATTGTAATCCAGAATGACCCTGCTTAAGAGTTAGGGCCTACTGCTTTCGCAAATGCGGTGGTTACCCTTACGCTTTGGTCGTCGATCAAATAGTATATTCTCAAAAATATCCATCTGTCTTAAGGCCTGAAAATTACTAATTAGTTTGCAATTGATTGAGATAATCAGAGGGCTGTTCCTCCATGAAACCACACCTCAAACTGGCAGAAACAAAAACACCGGATGGGGGAATCATGTCACTCTTTGAGCATGATGGTGATTTCTCAATAAGCCTGAATGGTGCCGAGATTATGCATTCGCGCGCCAGTACTTCGGAGGAGCTCTTGGGGCAGTTGGGAGTTGAACGGCTGGATCGTGAGGCTGAGTCGCGTGTGCTAATCGGTGGTCTCGGGCTTGGATGTACGCTTCGGACTGCGTTAAAATTTTCCAGCGAAAAAACAATCGTTGAAGTAGCGGAGTTGCTGCCGCAGATGGAGGAATGGAATCGAACGTATATGCAGACCCTAAACGGTGCCTTGGTCGATGATCCGCGGGTCGAGATTCGTATAGGAAATGCAAGCAAGCTGATCCGAAAAGCGAAACCAGGAACCTACCATGCGGTGATGCTCGATGTGGATAACGGACCTGTTGCTTTGGTGGTTAAAAACAATTACTCTTTGTATTCAAATAACGGACTGCGTGCGATTCGGGATGCCTTGAAACCAAAGGGACGCGTTGTGTTCTGGTCGGCAAGTCCTGAGCCTCAATTTGAACCTCGCTTACGATCCGTCGGTTTCAAAGTAACAGCCGTTCCTGCAAAAGTTCACGAACGTGCCAAGCGCGCTGCTTATATGTTGTACGTGGGCGATCGTTTGGCTTGAGCGCAATTCAATTGCGGCTGCCCTTTGGCTTACGAACTTAAATAGTCCCGGCAATTACAGTGGTTATTCCAAGAACGGCTCGCGCCCTTCTCCGGGCATTGGCTCAAGGCGATTGCGTTCGATGAGCCGGGTGCAGGTGTTCCAACGCAACACCGAATCGTTGTTGTGCTCTGGTGAAAGTTTTTCCGCCTTCTCGTACCATTCCAATGCATCACAGAAGCAATCGTAGGCCATGAATCGTGCACCTGGAGAACCACTTCTCAAATACGCCATCCCGTTCCTTTCATGAGAAATTCCCGTGTAATAAACTCTTTCGTATTCATTCTCCAGCCGCCCAATAATTTCTAGTACTGTTCCAGGCGCAACTTTGTAGCCGGTGCCGAATTGGTCGCACATCGCCAGTACCAAAATGACCAGGACTTTCTGATTGTCCGGCTCAACACGAAGAATGTCACGGCAGATGCTCTCTGCGGCACTGGCTTCATTGAGAAGACGGTAGTGCTTGGCCTTTTCTATGGCCGAAGGTATCGCAAGCTTTTCCAGCGGTTTAAATTGGTCCATGATGACTCCTATTTTGATCCAAACAACTTGCTCAGGAGACTGAGGACGGGGTCGTAGAATCGATCTACGACGCGCTCTTTGAGTGGAATGATTGCGTTGTCGGTGATTTTAATTTCCTCCGGGCATACATGGGTGCAGCACTTGGTGATGTTGCATAAACCGATCCCTTCCGCTTTTTTCAAATCTTCAAGCCGGTCCTCGGTATCGAGCGGATGCATCTCTAACGCGGCCGTGTATACCAGTGCGCGCGGGCCAATGAATTCATCGTGCAAATGATGCTCGCGCAGAACATGGCAGACATCCTGACACAGGAAACACTCGATGCATTTACGAAATTCCTGAACCCTGTCGATGTCCTCCTGGTACATGGTCCAGGATCCATCTTCGTTGTCCGGTTTGCGTGGATTGAATTTTTTAATGTTCTTCTTAACGCGGTAGTTCCAGGAAACGTCAGTCGTCAGGTCTCTGATCAACGGAAAGGTTTTCATGGGTTCGACCGTCGTGCCTTGTTCGATAGGTAAATCATCGAGCCTTGTCATGCACATCAATTTGGGGCGGCCGTTAATCTCTGCTGAGCACGAACCACACTTGCCAGCTTTACAGTTCCATCGACAGGCCAGGTCATTGGCACTTTCGGCCTGAATCTGGTGAACGGCATCAAGCAGAACCATACCTTCGCTGACCTCGGTCGAGTATTCCTTAAACTCGCCGCCGTCCGTATTGCCTCTCCAGATTTTGAATTTTGCTGTTGCCATGATCGGTATCGGTTAGCCCATCTCCTTGATAATTTCCTGCAGCTCGGTCGGCATTTCGGGAATCTGAGCCCGGTCGATTTGCATACTACCGTCGGGTCCACGTCGAATGATGTTGTTGTACTTTGCCCACTCTTCGCTCTTTTCAGGATAATCGTCGCGAAATTGTGCACCGCGACTTTCTTTACGTGCGATTGCCGAAAGCGTAACTGCTTCAGAAACCGTGAGAAGGTTTTTCAAATCAAGCGCAGTGTGCCATCCCGGATTGTATTCTCGATTGCCAATCACTCCGACCACTGCAGCCTGTTTTTTTAGTTTATCGATCTCCTCAAGCGCCTGTTCCATTTCGTCCCCTTTGCGGACGATGCCCACAAGGCTTTGCATAGTATCCTGGAGCGAATACTGAATTTGGTATGCTCCCACGGCGTCGTCGGTCTGACGATCAAACGGGGCCAGGGCTTCCCGTTTGGCTGCATCGATCTCTTCCTTATCGATCTGCGTGGCGCCATGGTCATTGGCAAACTTTGCGGCGTACTCGCCAGCCCGTTTTCCCAATACCAATAAATCAGAAAGCGAATTGCCGCCCAGACGGTTAGCACCATTTATACCCGCGCCACATTCGCCACAGGCGAACAAACCGGGAACCGACGACATCTGCGAATCGCCTTCGACGCGAACACCACCCATCATATAGTGGGTAGTGGGACCTACTTCCATCGGCTCTTTGGTGATGTCAATATTGGCCAGCTGTTTAAATTGATGATACATGCTCGGCAGCTTCTTTTTGATGTGCTCCTCCGCATTGCCGATTTTCTCCTTGATCCATGCAATATCGAGATACACTCCTCCGTGTGGACTGCCGCGGCCTTCTTTAATTTCCCTGACGATACAGCGAGCCACGTGGTCACGCGTAAGCAACTCCGGTGGCCGATTGGCATCCTTGTCACCCAACACGTACCGCCAGCCTTCCTCCGGATCGGCGGCTGTCTGTGCTTTATAGTTGTCCGGAATATCACCGAACATGAACCGTTTACCTTCACTGTTGGTCAGGATTCCGCCCTCACCACGTACGCCTTCAGTCACAAGAATTCCGCGCACACTGGGCGGCCAAACCATGCCTGTGGGATGAAACTGGATAAACTCCATATCGACCAGGTCAGCGCCGGCGTGATAAGCCAACGAGTGACCATCGCCGGTATATTCCCAACTGTTGCTGGTTATCTTGAATGCTCGCCCGATGCCGCCGGTGGCGAGTACGATTGCCTTGGCGTGGAAAACTTTAAACCGTCCGCGCTCGCGGTCGTAGGCCACTGCACCACAGACCCGGTTGCCATCCTTGAGCAAGTGGACCACCGTAACTTCCATATGAACGTCAATGCCCTGGTGGATGCCGTGGTCCTGTAAAGTCCGAATCATCTCCAGACCCGTGCGGTCTCCCACGTGGGCCAGGCGCGGGTACTTGTGGCCACCAAAATTGCGTTGCAGAATTCGTCCCTCCTTCGTCCGGTCGAACACCGCACCCCAGGATTCAAGTTCGCGAACACGGTCAGGCGCTTCCTTGGCATGTATCTCCGCCATGCGCCAGTTGTTGATGTACTGACCTCCACGCATGGTATCGGAAAAATGCACCTTCCAATTATCGCGATCGTCAACATTCGCCAATGCCGCGGCGATCCCGCCTTCGGCCATTACTGTGTGCGCTTTCCCCAACAATGATTTGCAAACCAATCCGACGTTCGCTCCGGAACCCGATGCTTCAATCGCCGCGCGCAATCCTGCACCGCCGGCGCCAATGATGAGCACGTCATGCTCGATTACTTCATGCTCAGTCATAATTAAAAAATTCGAAAGTCCGTCCAAATGCCCATCGAGCACAGGCGAACGTATACATCAGTGAAGCCGACCCAGAACAGGCTCATCCAGGCCCACATCTGGTGTTTTTGGTTTAGGCAGGTTACGCCTTTCCAGGCGCATTGCCTTTGCGGCGATTTTGACATCTGGTCCAGCGCGCCGCCGACAAGGTGTCTCAGAGAATGGCAGCCGAAGGTATAACCGCCTAGCATAATGACGTTGACCGTCAGAACCAGCGAGCCCACTCCGATCCCGAAACTGCCATCGAAGATGAACCCTTTAATCGCGTCCCAGGAAAGGAACACCATAAAAACCATCGCAACATAAAGCATGTAACGGTGGACGTTCTGGATAATAAGCGGGAAGGAGTTTTCACCCCGGTACTTTTTGCGCGGCTCGGTTACGGCACACGATGGAGGGTCAGCCCAAAACGCCTTATAGTAAGCGCCTCGATAATAGTAACAAGTTAGCCTGAATCCGGCAGGGCCCCAAAGGATCAGAAATGCCGGTGAGAAGGGCAGCCAGTCGGGCCAGAATCCCGGCCTCGTCCCAAACCATGCGTGGGCGGTGGTGCCAAATAATTCAGGCGAGTAAAAGGGCGAAAGATACGGACCAAAGGTGTAGTGCGCACCTTGAAATGCGGCCCAGGTCGAATAGACGATAAAGGAAGAAAGACCTAGAAAAACAAGCACCGGTGTTCGCCACCAGGTGTCCCGACGCATTGTTTTTGGAAAACGGGATGTGGGAGTGGTGAGCTGATCAGAAGGCATAGAGAATATGGGGGTAATCCTGAATAAGCCAAAATCGTAGGAAAACAATTGATTCCGTCAAGCGCGTCCTCACGTGATTCTTTCCGCGGGGAGGTCCGAGGTATTTTATCCTCTTTTTGTTCAGACTCATCTGAAGCGGACCGCTCAGGCTACGCTGAAAGCTTCGACCCGACACAGTCGGCGATCGGTCCCTTCCCTGGACTTGTCTAACTTAGGTAGGGCGGTTTTGCCATACCGAGCCGAAGGCGACAGCGAAGCGAACAACAACCGCCGTCAGGGATTTACCCCGCAATTTGAATCTTGTCATCTTTTTCCTTTGTTCTCCTTGCTGTGCAGACTGCCAGGTGGCATCTGGTGGCTCGGCTGCCGAGCCGTGGCATTATGCAGCGGCCGACCCGAGAACGATGTATTTCAACTTTCGACTTCCTTCTTGATTCAAATGATTAAAAACCATAGCCAATGGATGTCTCCGGTTTCACTTACGCTTCAACCTGCATTCCTCTATGAACAAATCAGCCAAGCTTCAGGCCGCCATTGAAATCATTTCCGCCCTCGCGGTGGTGATCACACTCATCTTCCTCCTGATCGAGATTCGCCAGAATACCGAACAGACCGCCCTCAATGCACGGGCGGTTCAAATGGCCGCCTACCAGGATCTGATGAGTCAGATTTCAGGCATGAATACCTTGCACATTGAAAATCCTCAATTTGCTGAAGTCTGGTATAAGTTTGAAAAGCGTGCGGAGCTTACTGCCATTGAAAAAAGCCAAATAGACCAATTTGTCTGGATGCTTACCAGGCACGGAGATCTGGCTTACTACCAGTTTGAATTGGGTGCAATTAATGAAGAGAGGCTTCTGTCGGCTCTCGGCCCTTTTACGGGCAGGTTGTTACACCCGAGTATCCGGGAAATGTGGAACGATCGTAAGGGATCATTTGTTCCTGGTTTCCGTGGCTACATCGACAACTATTTGACGGACCGGGATCTGAAACAGGCAGCCCGCGCCTCCACCGAACAGGCACAGCCAAGCGGGGAAGCCCCTAATGAATGATTTAACCACGAAGTGCTTAGGGCAGCAAAGCCGCAACCAAAGCTTAACCTAACCACAGATTGCTCAGATAGGTACAGATATTGTAATGATTCCTTAACCACGAATGGACAGGTGACACGAATCATGAGGT encodes the following:
- a CDS encoding spermine synthase, whose protein sequence is MKPHLKLAETKTPDGGIMSLFEHDGDFSISLNGAEIMHSRASTSEELLGQLGVERLDREAESRVLIGGLGLGCTLRTALKFSSEKTIVEVAELLPQMEEWNRTYMQTLNGALVDDPRVEIRIGNASKLIRKAKPGTYHAVMLDVDNGPVALVVKNNYSLYSNNGLRAIRDALKPKGRVVFWSASPEPQFEPRLRSVGFKVTAVPAKVHERAKRAAYMLYVGDRLA
- a CDS encoding succinate dehydrogenase/fumarate reductase iron-sulfur subunit, producing MMATAKFKIWRGNTDGGEFKEYSTEVSEGMVLLDAVHQIQAESANDLACRWNCKAGKCGSCSAEINGRPKLMCMTRLDDLPIEQGTTVEPMKTFPLIRDLTTDVSWNYRVKKNIKKFNPRKPDNEDGSWTMYQEDIDRVQEFRKCIECFLCQDVCHVLREHHLHDEFIGPRALVYTAALEMHPLDTEDRLEDLKKAEGIGLCNITKCCTHVCPEEIKITDNAIIPLKERVVDRFYDPVLSLLSKLFGSK
- a CDS encoding fumarate reductase/succinate dehydrogenase flavoprotein subunit — encoded protein: MTEHEVIEHDVLIIGAGGAGLRAAIEASGSGANVGLVCKSLLGKAHTVMAEGGIAAALANVDDRDNWKVHFSDTMRGGQYINNWRMAEIHAKEAPDRVRELESWGAVFDRTKEGRILQRNFGGHKYPRLAHVGDRTGLEMIRTLQDHGIHQGIDVHMEVTVVHLLKDGNRVCGAVAYDRERGRFKVFHAKAIVLATGGIGRAFKITSNSWEYTGDGHSLAYHAGADLVDMEFIQFHPTGMVWPPSVRGILVTEGVRGEGGILTNSEGKRFMFGDIPDNYKAQTAADPEEGWRYVLGDKDANRPPELLTRDHVARCIVREIKEGRGSPHGGVYLDIAWIKEKIGNAEEHIKKKLPSMYHQFKQLANIDITKEPMEVGPTTHYMMGGVRVEGDSQMSSVPGLFACGECGAGINGANRLGGNSLSDLLVLGKRAGEYAAKFANDHGATQIDKEEIDAAKREALAPFDRQTDDAVGAYQIQYSLQDTMQSLVGIVRKGDEMEQALEEIDKLKKQAAVVGVIGNREYNPGWHTALDLKNLLTVSEAVTLSAIARKESRGAQFRDDYPEKSEEWAKYNNIIRRGPDGSMQIDRAQIPEMPTELQEIIKEMG
- a CDS encoding succinate dehydrogenase → MPSDQLTTPTSRFPKTMRRDTWWRTPVLVFLGLSSFIVYSTWAAFQGAHYTFGPYLSPFYSPELFGTTAHAWFGTRPGFWPDWLPFSPAFLILWGPAGFRLTCYYYRGAYYKAFWADPPSCAVTEPRKKYRGENSFPLIIQNVHRYMLYVAMVFMVFLSWDAIKGFIFDGSFGIGVGSLVLTVNVIMLGGYTFGCHSLRHLVGGALDQMSKSPQRQCAWKGVTCLNQKHQMWAWMSLFWVGFTDVYVRLCSMGIWTDFRIF